GCCTCTCCGTGTGCCGGAAGCGCGGGGTgtgctgggagatgtagtttccGCTCTCCGTGCCCAGCATCTCCGATGTTGGCGAGTTGCTGCTAGTTGCAGTGATGCCGGGCTTCACCTGCTGCGTCCCGGGCTGCTACAGCAACTCCCACCGGGACAAGGGGCTGCACTTCTACACCTTCCCCAAAGACCCGGAGCTCCGGCACTTGTGGCTGAAGAACGTGTCCCGGGCGGGAGTCACCGGCTGCTTCAATACTTTCCAGCCCACTAACGGGCACCGGGTGTGCAGCCTGCACTTCCACGGGGGGCGCAAGTCTTACAGCATCAAGGTGCCCACCATATTCCCCCTGCGGGGGGTCAATGAGCGGAAGACTCGCAGGGGCAACGCCGGGGACAGAGCCAAGAAGAGGCATCACCAGCCCAGCTATGCCACGGGCTCCACCACGGTGCTGGTCACGGGGCTGCCCGAGCAGGAGGTGCTGGAGctgacagcagggggcgctgaGATGATGCTGCTGGGTGGCAGCCCTGGCATGGGGGCAGAGATGGGCAGTGTGGAGGCATCAGCAATGGGCAGATCACTGGGGGCAGCAGGAGAAGCCATCAGCTCCGAGCCCAACCCCATGAACCTGACGGTGAAGCTGGACTCGGGAGGAGCGTCTGGACTGGCGTCTCACTATTCTCCTAGCGctcctcatcatcatcaccaGCAGCAGCTCCAAGTGGTGGTCGTGGGAGAAGAGACCTACCCCATGCCGGAGTACTACCCGTCCCCCCAGTTCTCCGACCACTCCTACTCCATGTCCTCCGGAACCACCACGGAAGAACTTCTGCGCAAACTCAACGAGCAGCGGGATATTATAGCCCTGATGGAGGTGAAGATGAAGGAGATGAAGTCAAGTATCCGACACCTAAGACTCACAGAGGTCAAACTCCGAGAGGAGATCCGGCAGAAGGATAAAGTTTTATCCATCAACGCTGCCAAGAAAAAACTTGAAGGCAACGTCTGAGTTCTTCTCTGAAACTTTTTCCTGGacacaaactttaaaaaaaaaagttaaaaaactaaaaatactgCAAGAAGAAACCATAAGATGCTTTGAATGTAACCAGGTCTGCCGGACGTCCTCGTCTCCGAGATGTTGTAG
The Eleutherodactylus coqui strain aEleCoq1 chromosome 11, aEleCoq1.hap1, whole genome shotgun sequence genome window above contains:
- the THAP11 gene encoding THAP domain-containing protein 11; translation: MPGFTCCVPGCYSNSHRDKGLHFYTFPKDPELRHLWLKNVSRAGVTGCFNTFQPTNGHRVCSLHFHGGRKSYSIKVPTIFPLRGVNERKTRRGNAGDRAKKRHHQPSYATGSTTVLVTGLPEQEVLELTAGGAEMMLLGGSPGMGAEMGSVEASAMGRSLGAAGEAISSEPNPMNLTVKLDSGGASGLASHYSPSAPHHHHQQQLQVVVVGEETYPMPEYYPSPQFSDHSYSMSSGTTTEELLRKLNEQRDIIALMEVKMKEMKSSIRHLRLTEVKLREEIRQKDKVLSINAAKKKLEGNV